The Planococcus donghaensis genome contains a region encoding:
- a CDS encoding response regulator transcription factor, producing MSEEITVLVVDDEERIRRLLKMYLEREGYVVEEAENGAQALDMALEKDYHCILLDLMMPEKDGVAVATELRDTKMTPIIMLTAKGEEANRVEGFEAGADDYIVKPFSPREVVLRVKAILRRSAAYSPISNSTASKDLVVFPHLTIDHDAHRVTADGVEVNLTPKEYELLYFLAKAPDKVFDREHLLKEVWHYDFFGDLRTVDTHVKRLREKLNRVSESAAKMIVTVWGVGYKFEVGNE from the coding sequence ATGTCAGAGGAAATTACGGTTTTAGTAGTAGACGATGAAGAACGAATTCGACGATTGTTAAAAATGTATTTAGAGCGCGAAGGATATGTAGTTGAAGAAGCAGAAAATGGCGCTCAAGCATTAGATATGGCACTAGAAAAAGATTATCATTGTATCTTGCTTGATTTGATGATGCCTGAAAAAGATGGTGTCGCTGTTGCTACAGAATTACGTGATACAAAAATGACTCCGATCATCATGCTTACTGCTAAAGGAGAAGAAGCTAACCGGGTGGAAGGTTTTGAAGCTGGTGCTGATGATTATATAGTGAAGCCGTTTAGTCCGCGGGAAGTGGTGTTACGCGTTAAAGCGATTTTACGACGTTCGGCTGCGTATTCGCCAATTTCCAATTCAACAGCTTCGAAAGATTTGGTTGTTTTTCCTCACTTAACCATTGATCATGATGCTCACCGTGTCACTGCTGATGGTGTAGAAGTGAACTTAACACCTAAAGAATACGAATTATTGTACTTTTTAGCTAAAGCACCGGATAAAGTGTTTGACCGTGAGCATCTACTAAAAGAAGTTTGGCATTACGACTTTTTCGGTGACTTACGTACAGTAGATACGCACGTTAAACGGTTGCGCGAAAAACTAAACCGCGTATCAGAGTCGGCTGCGAAGATGATTGTTACTGTATGGGGCGTTGGCTATAAATTCGAGGTCGGCAATGAATAG
- the ccsB gene encoding c-type cytochrome biogenesis protein CcsB, protein MTLAEISSNLLYVAFVAYLIATFVFGGAVKGNKEGTFKSESRWGKVAITITLIGFVANLGYFFTRWGATGHAPLSNMFEFTTAFGMTLVAGFIILYFLYKTPVLGMIVLPVALLIIAFASMFPSEVSPLIPALQTNWLAIHVSTVVIAEGILAISAAAGLIYLLKVVDLTKKSKQRMGLEAIMYSLVLVLGFVVASSFFSFTGYEAEFTYVDKEAKDAAVTYTMPPIFGMNEYVALTDDAMTPLVEMPPIVHAGKLTTVTWSILFGTVLYWLIRLVFRKRISAILKPFVKNVNTQLMDEIGYRAIIIGFPIFTLGALIFAMIWAQIAWSRFWGWDPKEVWALITWLFYAAYLHLRLGKGWQGEKSAWLAVLGFIIIMFNLVAVNLIIAGLHSYA, encoded by the coding sequence ATGACGTTAGCTGAAATAAGTTCAAATCTATTATATGTAGCCTTTGTCGCTTATCTAATTGCAACATTTGTTTTTGGAGGAGCGGTTAAAGGAAATAAAGAAGGTACGTTTAAGTCGGAATCACGATGGGGTAAAGTTGCTATTACGATAACCCTTATCGGTTTTGTTGCCAATCTTGGCTATTTCTTTACAAGGTGGGGCGCTACAGGTCATGCACCACTTAGTAATATGTTCGAATTTACAACAGCATTTGGAATGACGTTAGTTGCTGGATTTATCATTTTATACTTCTTGTATAAAACGCCTGTTTTAGGCATGATCGTCTTGCCTGTCGCATTGTTAATTATTGCTTTTGCAAGCATGTTCCCAAGCGAAGTCAGTCCGCTTATTCCAGCACTTCAAACAAACTGGTTGGCGATTCACGTCAGCACAGTTGTTATTGCGGAAGGAATTTTAGCAATTAGTGCTGCAGCTGGGTTAATCTATTTATTGAAAGTTGTAGACCTTACGAAAAAATCCAAACAACGTATGGGCCTAGAAGCAATTATGTATTCGCTTGTCCTAGTTCTTGGATTTGTTGTCGCTAGTAGTTTCTTTTCATTTACAGGCTATGAAGCGGAATTTACTTATGTAGATAAAGAAGCGAAAGATGCGGCTGTGACGTACACAATGCCTCCAATTTTCGGCATGAACGAGTATGTTGCTTTAACGGATGACGCTATGACACCACTGGTCGAAATGCCTCCGATTGTACATGCAGGAAAATTAACAACTGTTACATGGTCAATTCTATTCGGTACAGTTCTTTATTGGTTGATCCGTTTAGTTTTTAGAAAACGGATTTCCGCGATATTAAAACCATTTGTTAAAAATGTTAACACTCAATTGATGGATGAAATTGGTTACCGGGCTATAATTATTGGCTTCCCAATATTTACATTGGGCGCACTAATTTTCGCCATGATTTGGGCGCAAATTGCTTGGTCTCGTTTCTGGGGATGGGACCCGAAAGAAGTATGGGCATTAATCACATGGCTATTCTATGCTGCATACTTGCATTTACGTTTAGGCAAAGGGTGGCAAGGTGAAAAATCTGCATGGTTAGCTGTGCTGGGCTTTATCATCATCATGTTTAACTTAGTTGCAGTAAACTTAATAATCGCCGGGTTGCATTCTTACGCATAA
- a CDS encoding cytochrome c biogenesis protein ResB: MEKLQCQCGHINPPGTKLCESCGRSLTEKEQNSKLVDMRYEGTARRSQTYNKSIIDKIWNFFSSVKVGVGIIVLLLVAAAIGTILPQKAFVPASTEATIKDYYADTYGVIGQIYHALGFHDLYSSFWFIILVGMLAISLIIASLDRFVPLYKSLKNQRILRHPSFMDKQRIYAEGPGAEDTLKNAEEKLTELKYKVRTDKNGLLAEKGRFSRWGPYVNHIGLIIFLFGVMLRMMPGFYIDESLWIREGETRAIPEVPGYYLENKNFELENYSGEGGEEIFGEALDRVGTVAKNYQTDIVLYKKKEDALPGAVDGQEVVKEYPIRVNQPLKFDGYAIYQMDFRLDELKAMTFSFINKETEESFGELTIDLIEPKKDYELDNGYSVKLIGYYPDFSGFENGEPQTATPLPNNPGFLVKLYTPETPDGETSFITIKNTVEPLGENEYKLAFQSVETRDVSGLTVRKDSTLPILGLGGLIFMIGVAQGMYFNHRRFWIQQKTDGTILLAGHTNKNWFGLKKDLDQVVEYASLPAYTDQQDEIDKQEKAEKEGEVLS, from the coding sequence ATGGAAAAATTGCAATGTCAATGCGGTCATATCAATCCGCCCGGCACGAAACTTTGTGAGTCGTGTGGGCGGTCTTTGACTGAAAAAGAACAAAACAGCAAATTGGTCGATATGCGTTATGAAGGAACTGCCAGACGCTCGCAAACTTATAATAAATCCATCATCGATAAAATTTGGAACTTCTTTTCTAGTGTCAAAGTCGGTGTTGGTATCATTGTCTTATTACTAGTAGCTGCAGCAATCGGAACAATATTGCCTCAAAAAGCATTTGTTCCTGCTAGTACAGAAGCAACGATAAAAGATTATTACGCGGATACGTATGGCGTAATTGGTCAAATATATCACGCACTTGGTTTCCACGATTTATACAGTTCATTTTGGTTTATTATTTTAGTTGGGATGTTAGCCATTTCGTTAATCATAGCTAGTTTAGACCGTTTTGTGCCTTTGTATAAATCATTGAAAAATCAACGTATTTTACGTCATCCAAGCTTTATGGACAAACAGCGAATTTACGCTGAAGGTCCAGGGGCAGAAGATACGTTAAAAAACGCCGAAGAAAAACTAACCGAACTAAAATACAAAGTTCGTACGGATAAAAATGGATTATTGGCTGAAAAAGGTCGTTTTTCAAGATGGGGTCCTTATGTTAATCATATCGGTCTAATCATCTTTTTGTTTGGTGTTATGTTGCGGATGATGCCAGGATTTTATATTGATGAGAGTCTTTGGATCCGTGAAGGTGAAACAAGAGCAATACCGGAAGTTCCGGGTTATTACTTAGAAAACAAAAACTTCGAACTTGAAAATTATTCAGGTGAAGGCGGCGAAGAAATCTTCGGTGAAGCTTTAGACCGTGTTGGCACTGTAGCGAAAAACTACCAAACAGACATTGTTTTGTATAAGAAGAAAGAAGACGCATTACCTGGAGCAGTTGATGGACAGGAAGTTGTGAAAGAATATCCTATTCGGGTCAATCAACCATTGAAGTTTGATGGATACGCTATTTATCAAATGGACTTTCGTTTAGATGAACTAAAAGCAATGACGTTCTCGTTTATTAATAAAGAAACAGAAGAATCTTTTGGTGAGCTAACCATTGATTTGATCGAACCTAAAAAAGATTATGAATTGGATAATGGCTATTCAGTTAAATTGATTGGTTATTATCCGGATTTTTCAGGGTTTGAAAATGGGGAACCGCAAACGGCTACACCATTGCCGAACAATCCTGGCTTTTTAGTGAAACTATATACTCCGGAAACACCAGACGGAGAAACGAGTTTTATTACGATTAAAAATACGGTTGAACCTTTAGGTGAAAACGAGTATAAACTAGCTTTCCAAAGTGTTGAAACACGTGATGTATCAGGTTTAACAGTTCGTAAAGACAGCACCTTGCCGATTCTTGGCCTTGGCGGTTTAATCTTTATGATTGGTGTAGCTCAAGGGATGTATTTTAATCATCGTCGATTCTGGATTCAGCAAAAAACTGACGGCACCATTTTACTAGCCGGTCATACCAACAAAAACTGGTTCGGCTTGAAAAAAGATTTAGACCAAGTCGTTGAATATGCATCATTGCCCGCTTACACAGATCAGCAAGATGAAATCGACAAACAAGAGAAAGCGGAAAAGGAAGGTGAAGTATTGTCATGA
- the resA gene encoding thiol-disulfide oxidoreductase ResA, with protein sequence MDDKGKQKKNSKKQKRAVMRTTILAILIAAIGYTIYNSATAEDVTVLKVGDKAPNFTLVDLEGNDHKLSDYEGQGVFLNFWGTWCKPCAKEMPAMDRQYEVFSNEGVQVLAVNIAQSNFEVQSFADQYALSFPVVIDKTKSVMTAYNIRPLPTTVLVNPEGNIQRIITGEMTEQDIEGFMEEIKPD encoded by the coding sequence ATGGATGATAAAGGTAAACAAAAAAAGAATAGCAAAAAGCAAAAAAGAGCCGTGATGCGAACAACCATCTTAGCGATTTTAATAGCTGCAATTGGCTATACAATTTATAACAGTGCAACAGCAGAAGATGTTACTGTGCTGAAAGTCGGTGACAAAGCGCCTAATTTCACCTTAGTAGATCTCGAAGGCAACGATCATAAATTATCAGATTACGAAGGTCAAGGCGTGTTCTTGAATTTCTGGGGTACATGGTGTAAGCCTTGTGCAAAAGAAATGCCGGCAATGGATCGGCAATACGAGGTCTTCTCAAATGAAGGAGTTCAAGTACTCGCAGTTAATATTGCTCAATCAAATTTTGAAGTCCAATCTTTTGCAGATCAATATGCCTTGTCTTTTCCGGTAGTGATTGATAAAACAAAAAGTGTGATGACGGCATATAACATAAGGCCGTTACCAACCACAGTGCTTGTTAATCCGGAAGGAAACATTCAACGCATCATTACAGGTGAGATGACAGAACAGGATATTGAAGGCTTTATGGAAGAAATCAAACCTGACTAA
- a CDS encoding pseudouridine synthase encodes MERLQKVLAHAGVASRRKSEQLILDGKVRVNGKTIKELGVKVSNSDKIEVEGVQLEKEQKVYHLLYKPRGVISAVSDDKNRKVVTDFFEGIEKRIYPVGRLDYDTSGLLIMTNDGEFANMLTHPKFEIDKTYVARLKGIPEKDDLRKLERGIKLEDGMTAPAKVKLLSGDKKTGKAIVQITIHEGRNRQVRRMFEAIGYPVQKLSREQFAFLTLHGLNAGESRELSAHEVKLLRVLAETGKRV; translated from the coding sequence ATGGAAAGATTACAAAAAGTACTTGCACATGCAGGCGTAGCATCAAGACGTAAATCGGAACAATTGATTTTGGACGGCAAAGTAAGGGTAAACGGAAAAACGATAAAAGAGCTGGGAGTAAAAGTATCCAACTCAGATAAAATCGAAGTAGAAGGCGTTCAGCTTGAAAAAGAGCAGAAAGTCTATCATTTATTATATAAACCACGTGGCGTTATTTCCGCTGTTTCTGATGATAAAAACCGAAAAGTGGTAACAGACTTTTTCGAAGGAATTGAAAAACGTATTTATCCAGTTGGCCGTTTAGATTACGATACGTCTGGATTATTAATCATGACAAACGATGGTGAATTTGCCAATATGCTGACGCACCCAAAATTTGAAATTGATAAAACATATGTAGCCCGTCTAAAGGGAATTCCTGAAAAAGACGATTTGAGAAAATTAGAGCGTGGCATCAAGTTAGAAGATGGCATGACGGCACCTGCTAAAGTAAAACTATTGTCTGGTGATAAAAAGACAGGAAAAGCGATTGTGCAAATTACTATTCACGAAGGCAGAAACCGTCAAGTACGGAGAATGTTCGAAGCAATTGGTTATCCAGTTCAAAAATTGAGCCGTGAACAATTTGCTTTCTTAACATTGCATGGCTTGAATGCTGGCGAATCACGCGAATTGTCTGCCCACGAAGTAAAATTATTACGTGTGTTAGCCGAAACTGGCAAGCGCGTCTAA
- the scpB gene encoding SMC-Scp complex subunit ScpB: MKTNLSSKIEALLFVAGDDGLTLKQLQFLTEVNLEELQEGIHELDERYSSSVSGITLKELAGVFQLVTKQEVAETIQKLVENPTVQALSQASLEVLAIIAYKQPITRVEVEDLRGVKSEKALQTLTAKGLVQEAGRVEGTGRAILYGTTKEFLNYFGLKNLEELPPLPEEAASDLDEDTDLFMTNFQQTFKEEVSV, from the coding sequence ATGAAGACGAATCTTTCGAGTAAAATAGAAGCTTTACTTTTTGTAGCAGGAGACGATGGTCTTACGTTAAAGCAACTTCAATTTTTGACAGAAGTCAACTTAGAGGAATTACAAGAAGGCATTCACGAATTGGATGAACGATACAGCTCGTCAGTTAGTGGTATTACACTAAAAGAATTAGCAGGTGTTTTTCAATTGGTCACTAAACAAGAAGTTGCTGAAACCATTCAAAAGCTAGTAGAAAACCCTACTGTTCAAGCGTTGTCACAAGCTTCTTTAGAAGTCCTGGCGATTATTGCTTATAAGCAACCCATTACGCGAGTAGAAGTAGAAGACTTACGTGGGGTGAAAAGTGAAAAAGCGCTTCAAACTTTAACTGCTAAAGGACTAGTTCAAGAAGCGGGACGTGTTGAAGGAACTGGACGCGCTATTTTATACGGTACAACAAAAGAATTTCTAAATTATTTTGGGCTGAAGAATCTAGAAGAACTTCCTCCTTTACCGGAAGAAGCGGCAAGTGACTTGGATGAAGATACCGATCTTTTTATGACAAATTTTCAACAAACGTTTAAAGAAGAAGTGAGCGTTTAA
- a CDS encoding segregation/condensation protein A: MSYEVKVEAFEGPLDLLLHLIHRLEIDIYDIPVSQITSQYMEHIRAMQVLELNEASEYLVMAATLLAIKSKTLLPVHEGELDEVEYEFDEQDPRDELVSRLIEYRKFKDASENLRELESNRSIIYTKAPMDLSDIQIALPEDQVNLEVNAYDMLGAFQKMLRRKQLKAPLSARVARQEISIKQQMTSIVNQLKLSKGRTSFSDLFTSDDKSVLVVSFLSILELMKRQVVAVEQQKNFTDLMVELRKDKWEYEDESFE, encoded by the coding sequence ATGTCTTATGAAGTGAAAGTAGAGGCCTTTGAAGGTCCTCTTGATTTATTATTGCATTTAATCCACCGTTTGGAAATTGATATTTACGATATTCCAGTTTCACAGATTACTTCACAGTATATGGAACACATACGTGCGATGCAAGTCCTGGAGTTAAATGAAGCGAGTGAATACCTCGTAATGGCGGCTACTTTGCTGGCAATTAAAAGCAAAACGCTGTTGCCCGTCCACGAAGGAGAACTGGATGAAGTTGAATATGAATTTGATGAGCAGGACCCACGTGATGAATTGGTGTCCCGACTCATCGAATATCGAAAGTTCAAAGATGCTTCAGAAAACTTAAGAGAACTGGAGAGCAATCGTTCCATAATATATACAAAAGCGCCGATGGATTTGTCGGATATTCAAATAGCTCTGCCTGAGGATCAAGTTAATCTTGAGGTAAATGCTTACGACATGCTAGGGGCTTTTCAGAAAATGCTTCGCCGCAAACAACTAAAAGCGCCTTTATCCGCACGAGTTGCTAGACAAGAAATTTCCATAAAGCAACAAATGACTTCCATAGTGAATCAGTTGAAGTTGTCAAAAGGGCGTACGTCATTTAGTGATTTATTTACTTCGGATGATAAGTCTGTGTTGGTTGTTTCGTTTTTGTCGATTTTGGAATTGATGAAACGACAAGTAGTAGCGGTAGAGCAGCAAAAGAACTTTACTGATTTGATGGTAGAACTCAGAAAGGACAAGTGGGAATATGAAGACGAATCTTTCGAGTAA
- a CDS encoding DUF309 domain-containing protein, with amino-acid sequence MHPLQHPLFIQYIVNFNLEKDFFECHEVGEDYWKLVAPKDKMHPLTGWIQLAVGMYHWRRSNYPGALRSFIRAKVKLMAGGVWVEGFDHEKLIDILTYSIKAVTERQPFVAQEIPVVSEELKKAVETYCSDHPLLQQDPYFLMHKHRLRDRSSIISLREQKKRRNL; translated from the coding sequence ATGCATCCACTTCAACATCCACTGTTTATTCAGTACATCGTTAATTTCAATTTAGAGAAAGATTTTTTTGAATGTCATGAAGTTGGCGAGGACTACTGGAAGCTCGTTGCACCAAAAGATAAAATGCACCCACTTACTGGATGGATTCAATTAGCTGTTGGCATGTACCATTGGCGAAGAAGCAATTACCCTGGTGCCTTACGCTCGTTTATCCGCGCCAAAGTTAAATTAATGGCAGGAGGCGTGTGGGTCGAAGGATTTGACCACGAAAAACTAATCGACATTTTAACTTATTCGATAAAGGCAGTTACAGAGCGTCAACCTTTCGTGGCACAAGAAATTCCAGTCGTTTCAGAAGAGTTGAAAAAAGCGGTAGAAACTTACTGTTCCGATCATCCATTGCTTCAACAAGATCCTTATTTCCTTATGCATAAACACAGACTACGTGATCGATCTTCAATTATTAGTTTACGTGAACAAAAAAAAAGGCGAAACCTTTAA
- a CDS encoding GNAT family N-acetyltransferase — protein MLFRYKKSFEKIAMGLMSFMPKERELKKLQQTMHIYEENPDWQLFLWKKEDDFVGLLGLKVEEESYTIHHISVNPSHRGEGIGHEMIGKIQDMMQDREMRATEETDAFLKKCPVKKGDL, from the coding sequence ATGTTATTCAGATATAAGAAATCATTTGAAAAGATTGCAATGGGGCTAATGTCGTTCATGCCGAAAGAACGCGAGCTGAAAAAACTTCAGCAAACCATGCACATTTATGAAGAAAATCCGGATTGGCAATTGTTCCTTTGGAAAAAAGAAGATGATTTTGTTGGGTTATTAGGTCTAAAAGTAGAAGAAGAATCATATACAATCCACCATATCTCCGTAAATCCTTCGCATCGTGGAGAAGGAATCGGTCATGAAATGATTGGGAAAATCCAAGATATGATGCAAGACCGAGAGATGCGTGCAACAGAAGAAACAGATGCATTTCTAAAAAAATGCCCAGTAAAAAAAGGCGACCTTTAA
- the lysA gene encoding diaminopimelate decarboxylase translates to MHLYGTQTINDQGHLTIGGTDSVELAKKYGTPLYVYDIQLFRDRARAFQETFEKAGIGYQVAYASKAFSTIGIYQVAAEEKLSLDVVSAGELYTAVKAGFPVEKIHFHGNNKSVEELQMAFEVGIGCIVVDNFYEIELLKKLSEQLAQPMNILLRVTPGIEAHTHDYITTGQEDSKFGFDLKNGQADRAFEQTFDHNYLNLLGLHCHIGSQIFDTGAFQLASEKLMQKMASWKEQFNYTCPVLNLGGGFGIRYTEEDTPLEPAVYVEQMIETVKLTANASGYPIPEIWIEPGRSLIGDAGTTLYTIGSTKEVPGTRKYAAVDGGMSDNIRPALYGAKYSSVIANNADASLTEQYTIAGKCCESGDKLIEQAELPAVVAGDILGIFCTGAYGYSMASNYNRIARPAVVFVENGVSQLVVKRETNDDLIKQDLPYSQKADQE, encoded by the coding sequence TTGCATTTATATGGCACACAAACTATTAATGACCAAGGTCATCTAACAATCGGTGGAACTGATTCGGTAGAGTTGGCAAAAAAATACGGTACGCCGCTTTATGTATACGATATTCAATTATTCCGCGACCGAGCTAGAGCTTTTCAAGAAACGTTTGAAAAAGCAGGAATTGGCTATCAAGTGGCTTACGCTAGTAAAGCTTTTTCAACAATTGGGATTTACCAAGTGGCAGCTGAAGAAAAACTATCATTAGATGTAGTTTCTGCAGGAGAGCTTTATACCGCTGTTAAAGCTGGTTTTCCAGTTGAGAAAATCCACTTTCATGGCAACAACAAAAGTGTAGAAGAATTGCAGATGGCGTTTGAAGTGGGAATTGGTTGTATTGTAGTTGATAATTTTTACGAAATCGAATTATTAAAGAAGCTTTCTGAGCAGCTAGCGCAACCAATGAATATTTTATTGCGTGTTACTCCAGGCATTGAAGCTCATACCCATGATTATATTACTACAGGTCAAGAAGATTCGAAGTTTGGTTTTGATTTGAAAAATGGTCAAGCAGACCGTGCATTTGAACAAACATTTGACCACAATTATTTGAACTTATTAGGTCTTCATTGTCATATCGGCTCACAAATTTTTGATACAGGTGCATTTCAATTGGCATCTGAAAAGCTAATGCAGAAAATGGCAAGTTGGAAAGAGCAATTCAATTATACTTGTCCTGTTTTAAACCTTGGTGGAGGTTTTGGAATTCGGTATACAGAAGAAGATACGCCACTTGAACCGGCTGTTTATGTAGAGCAAATGATTGAAACAGTAAAACTAACAGCAAATGCTTCTGGATACCCAATTCCTGAAATTTGGATTGAACCAGGCCGTTCGTTAATAGGCGACGCGGGAACAACGCTTTATACTATTGGGTCAACAAAAGAAGTTCCAGGCACACGAAAGTATGCGGCAGTTGATGGAGGAATGTCGGACAATATTCGCCCTGCTTTGTATGGTGCGAAGTATAGCTCGGTAATTGCCAATAACGCAGATGCTTCGCTGACGGAACAGTACACAATTGCGGGGAAATGCTGTGAATCTGGAGACAAATTAATTGAACAAGCAGAGCTTCCGGCTGTTGTTGCAGGAGATATTTTGGGCATTTTCTGTACCGGGGCATATGGCTATTCAATGGCGAGCAATTACAATCGTATTGCACGCCCGGCTGTAGTGTTTGTTGAAAATGGCGTATCACAGCTTGTTGTCAAACGTGAAACAAACGACGATTTAATCAAACAAGATTTACCGTATTCACAAAAGGCTGATCAAGAATGA
- a CDS encoding pyrimidine-nucleoside phosphorylase, protein MRMVDVIEKKRDGSELSTEEIKFVVTGYTNGEISDYQMSAFLMAVYFQNMTERERADLTMAMAESGDQIDLSAIEGIKVDKHSTGGVGDTTTLVLGPLVAACGVPVAKMSGRGLGHTGGTIDKLEAIDGFHVELSTEDFIKQVNDHKLAVIGQSGNLTPADKKMYALRDVTGTVNSIPLIASSIMSKKIAAGADAIVLDVKTGEGAFMKTPEDAKELAHAMVGIGNATGRKTMAIISDMSQPLGFAIGNALEVKEAIETLQGNGPEDLTELCMVLGSQMVVVGGKAETLEEARTMLEKVIENGQALEMFKQFIKDQGGNPGVVDDVTLLPQAKFVTEVPSKEEGYISFMEADEIGTAAMVLGAGRATKESEIDLAVGIVLRKKVGDFVKEGESIATIYSNTEELAECSKMIYNSIEYTSEPVEKIKLISALITD, encoded by the coding sequence ATGAGAATGGTAGACGTAATCGAGAAGAAACGAGATGGCAGTGAGTTATCAACAGAAGAAATTAAGTTTGTTGTTACAGGATATACAAATGGTGAAATTTCTGATTACCAAATGAGTGCCTTCCTAATGGCAGTTTATTTTCAAAATATGACAGAACGTGAGCGTGCAGATTTAACAATGGCGATGGCAGAGTCGGGCGATCAAATCGACTTGTCAGCTATTGAAGGCATCAAAGTCGACAAGCATTCTACGGGCGGTGTTGGCGACACGACCACTTTAGTTTTAGGGCCATTAGTTGCTGCATGTGGGGTTCCTGTTGCTAAAATGAGCGGACGCGGACTTGGTCATACGGGTGGAACGATTGATAAGTTAGAAGCAATCGATGGTTTCCACGTTGAACTTTCAACAGAAGATTTTATCAAACAAGTAAATGATCATAAATTAGCGGTAATTGGACAAAGTGGAAACTTGACTCCTGCTGATAAAAAAATGTATGCGTTGCGTGATGTAACGGGTACTGTTAACAGCATTCCGTTAATCGCGAGTTCAATTATGAGCAAGAAAATTGCAGCCGGAGCGGATGCTATTGTTTTAGATGTGAAAACTGGTGAAGGTGCGTTTATGAAAACGCCGGAAGATGCAAAAGAACTAGCGCATGCTATGGTTGGAATCGGCAATGCAACCGGTAGAAAAACAATGGCCATTATATCCGATATGAGCCAACCTCTTGGATTTGCTATAGGTAATGCATTGGAAGTTAAAGAAGCCATTGAAACTTTACAAGGCAATGGTCCAGAAGATTTAACTGAACTGTGCATGGTACTTGGTAGTCAAATGGTCGTTGTTGGCGGAAAAGCAGAAACACTTGAAGAAGCGCGCACCATGTTAGAAAAAGTAATTGAAAATGGACAAGCTTTAGAAATGTTCAAGCAATTTATCAAAGATCAAGGTGGAAACCCTGGAGTAGTGGACGATGTCACATTATTGCCACAAGCTAAGTTCGTAACGGAAGTTCCTTCAAAAGAAGAAGGTTATATTTCATTTATGGAAGCAGATGAAATTGGAACAGCTGCAATGGTGCTTGGTGCAGGGCGTGCCACAAAAGAATCGGAAATTGATTTAGCAGTTGGAATCGTTCTTCGCAAAAAAGTAGGAGACTTCGTAAAAGAGGGAGAGTCAATCGCTACAATTTACTCGAATACAGAAGAGCTCGCAGAATGTTCAAAAATGATATATAATAGTATCGAATATACAAGTGAACCGGTTGAAAAAATCAAACTGATTTCAGCTTTGATAACCGATTAA